A stretch of the Haloarcula ordinaria genome encodes the following:
- a CDS encoding YgaP family membrane protein, producing MEKNVGGLDRIARLVLGPALLLVGVAALAGLFTLAAGTTGLVVAGLLLVVGAVLTVTALTQKCPLNSLIGLDTY from the coding sequence ATGGAGAAGAACGTCGGTGGACTCGACAGAATTGCTCGCCTCGTGCTCGGACCCGCACTCCTCCTCGTCGGTGTGGCCGCCCTCGCCGGCCTCTTTACCCTCGCGGCCGGGACGACGGGGCTTGTTGTCGCTGGACTCCTGTTGGTCGTCGGCGCGGTGCTGACGGTGACCGCGCTCACGCAGAAGTGCCCGCTGAACTCGCTTATCGGGTTGGACACGTACTGA
- a CDS encoding BolA/IbaG family iron-sulfur metabolism protein: MNADEVAALIEQEITDAQATVTTPRDPDDDKHYAISVVSPAFEGKTLVDQHQLVHDALGEHLTRDIHAIELTTATPEEASN; the protein is encoded by the coding sequence ATGAACGCTGACGAAGTCGCGGCCCTCATCGAACAGGAGATCACCGACGCCCAGGCGACTGTCACGACGCCGCGGGACCCCGACGACGACAAGCACTACGCCATCTCGGTCGTATCGCCGGCATTCGAGGGCAAGACACTCGTCGACCAACACCAGCTCGTCCACGACGCGCTGGGCGAGCATCTGACTCGCGACATCCACGCCATCGAGCTGACGACGGCCACGCCGGAAGAAGCCTCGAACTGA
- a CDS encoding beta-CASP ribonuclease aCPSF1 — translation MSTADETLAEIKAQVESETPSDITIESVTFEGPELVIYTPDAQTVANRDGIVRNLAQALRKRINVRPTQDALVPPKEAQPRIEEIIPEDAGVQNLDFDTQTGEVFIEAEKPGRVIGRHGETLDQIAASVGWTPEVVRTPPMESSTVSNVRNFLKQERDERRDILERVGRQINRPTTADDDWVRLTTLGCCREVGRASFILSTPESRILIDCGDKPGAQGEVPYLQVPEALAAGPNSIDAVVLTHAHLDHSALIPILFKYGYDGPIYTTAPTRDLMGLLQLDYLDVAAKEGRTPPYESQQVRDALKHTIPLEFGNVTDIAPDVKLTMHNAGHILGSAVCHFHIGEGRYNVAFSGDIHYKDTRLLDGAVNDFPRVETLVLESTYGGKNDYQTDQEDSERVLKRVINEAHEKEGKILIPAFAVGRSQELMLVLEEAMRKGDIPTMPVYLDGMIREATAIHTAYPEYLRGNLRQRILYEDENPFLAEQFAQVDGGEEMRQDIVDEEPAIILTTSGMVTGGPVMSWLRLLGGDPDNTMVFVGYQAEGTLGRQIQRGQDEISLSDGSGPRAERVSLKMGVETVDGFSGHADRQGLETFVETMHPRPEKVLCVHGDESSTNQLSSALYQKFNMRTFNPKNLETFRFV, via the coding sequence ATGAGTACTGCAGACGAGACATTGGCGGAGATCAAAGCACAGGTCGAATCGGAGACCCCGAGCGACATCACCATCGAGTCGGTGACGTTCGAGGGGCCGGAACTGGTCATCTACACGCCGGACGCCCAGACGGTGGCGAACCGTGACGGCATCGTCCGGAATCTGGCCCAGGCCCTCCGGAAGCGAATCAACGTCCGTCCCACCCAGGACGCGCTGGTCCCGCCCAAGGAGGCCCAGCCGCGAATCGAGGAGATTATCCCCGAGGACGCGGGCGTCCAGAACCTCGATTTCGACACCCAGACCGGCGAGGTGTTCATCGAGGCGGAGAAACCGGGTCGGGTCATCGGTCGCCACGGCGAGACGCTGGACCAGATCGCCGCCAGCGTCGGCTGGACCCCCGAAGTCGTCCGGACGCCGCCCATGGAGTCCTCGACGGTCTCGAACGTCCGGAACTTCCTGAAACAGGAGCGCGACGAGCGCCGTGACATCTTGGAACGGGTCGGCCGGCAGATCAACCGGCCGACGACGGCCGACGACGACTGGGTCCGTCTGACGACGCTCGGCTGCTGTCGGGAGGTCGGCCGCGCCTCGTTCATTCTCTCGACGCCCGAATCGCGCATCCTCATCGACTGTGGTGACAAGCCCGGCGCCCAGGGCGAGGTCCCCTACCTCCAGGTGCCCGAAGCGCTCGCGGCGGGCCCGAACTCCATCGACGCCGTCGTCCTGACCCACGCCCACCTCGACCACTCGGCGCTCATCCCCATCCTGTTCAAGTACGGCTACGACGGCCCCATCTACACCACGGCGCCCACGCGCGACCTGATGGGACTCCTCCAGCTGGACTACCTCGACGTCGCCGCCAAAGAGGGACGCACCCCTCCGTACGAGAGCCAGCAGGTCCGGGACGCGTTGAAACACACCATTCCCCTGGAGTTCGGCAACGTCACCGACATCGCGCCCGACGTGAAGCTGACGATGCACAACGCCGGCCACATCCTGGGCTCGGCGGTGTGTCACTTCCACATCGGCGAGGGCCGGTACAACGTCGCCTTCTCCGGCGACATCCACTACAAGGACACCCGGCTGCTCGACGGCGCAGTCAACGACTTCCCGCGCGTGGAGACGCTCGTACTCGAATCCACCTACGGCGGCAAGAACGACTACCAGACCGACCAGGAGGACTCCGAGCGCGTCCTCAAGCGGGTCATCAACGAGGCCCACGAGAAGGAGGGGAAGATACTCATCCCCGCCTTCGCAGTCGGGCGTTCCCAGGAACTGATGCTCGTTCTCGAAGAGGCGATGCGGAAGGGGGACATCCCGACGATGCCCGTCTACCTCGACGGGATGATACGCGAGGCGACGGCCATCCACACGGCCTATCCCGAGTACCTCCGCGGGAACCTCCGCCAGCGAATCCTCTACGAGGACGAGAACCCGTTCCTCGCCGAGCAGTTCGCGCAGGTCGACGGCGGCGAGGAGATGCGCCAGGACATCGTCGACGAGGAACCGGCCATCATCCTCACCACCTCCGGGATGGTCACGGGTGGGCCGGTCATGTCGTGGCTCCGCCTGCTCGGTGGCGACCCGGACAACACGATGGTGTTCGTCGGTTACCAGGCCGAGGGGACCCTCGGGCGACAGATTCAGCGCGGCCAGGACGAGATATCGCTCTCGGACGGCAGCGGCCCGCGCGCCGAGCGCGTCAGCCTGAAGATGGGCGTCGAGACGGTCGACGGGTTCTCCGGTCACGCCGACCGACAGGGCTTAGAGACGTTCGTCGAGACGATGCACCCCCGTCCGGAGAAGGTCCTCTGTGTCCACGGCGACGAATCCTCGACGAACCAGCTGTCGTCGGCGCTCTACCAGAAGTTCAACATGCGGACGTTCAACCCGAAGAACCTGGAGACGTTCCGGTTCGTCTGA
- a CDS encoding SDR family oxidoreductase produces MTGSAFDLSAPELTRDDLLVLDDPYFSEDNVAIVTGAASGIGRATAVALAANGLTVVGADIDEEGLDETTDIARACDAVGTVHGVETDLTDDGDVAAVVAAAAAEGDIRFVANIAGMQHIAGIDEFPMEKYDLLTDVMLRSPFKMAQETMPRIRATDDGVGAIANMSSVHGHYATKDKPAYITAKHGITGLTRAIAAEGEGNLRGFSVSVGYVLTPLMVNQIADTARERGISEQAVVEDVMLGQARTKELMTPAEVANLFVFGFSRHASHLNGADLLFDGGYTTTYE; encoded by the coding sequence ATGACTGGTTCTGCGTTCGACCTGAGCGCACCGGAACTGACCCGGGACGACCTGCTGGTGCTGGACGACCCGTACTTCTCGGAGGACAACGTGGCTATCGTCACAGGAGCGGCGTCGGGCATCGGTCGGGCGACGGCCGTCGCCCTGGCCGCGAACGGCCTTACCGTCGTGGGCGCCGACATCGACGAAGAGGGCCTCGACGAGACGACCGACATCGCCCGAGCGTGTGACGCGGTCGGGACCGTCCACGGCGTCGAGACGGACCTGACCGACGACGGGGACGTGGCAGCCGTCGTAGCGGCCGCCGCGGCGGAGGGCGACATCCGGTTCGTCGCGAACATCGCCGGGATGCAGCACATCGCCGGCATCGACGAGTTCCCGATGGAGAAGTACGACCTCCTGACGGACGTCATGCTTCGCTCGCCGTTCAAGATGGCCCAGGAGACGATGCCCCGTATCCGGGCCACCGACGACGGCGTCGGGGCCATCGCGAACATGTCGTCGGTCCACGGCCACTACGCGACGAAGGACAAGCCGGCCTACATCACCGCCAAACACGGCATCACGGGCCTGACCCGTGCAATCGCCGCCGAGGGGGAAGGGAACCTTCGCGGGTTCTCGGTCAGCGTCGGGTACGTGCTGACGCCGCTGATGGTGAACCAGATTGCGGACACGGCCAGAGAGCGCGGCATCTCCGAGCAGGCGGTCGTCGAAGACGTGATGCTCGGCCAGGCGCGGACCAAGGAGCTGATGACGCCGGCCGAGGTGGCGAACCTCTTCGTCTTCGGGTTCTCCCGGCACGCGAGCCACCTCAACGGGGCCGACCTGCTCTTCGACGGCGGCTACACCACGACGTATGAGTGA
- a CDS encoding DUF7331 family protein gives MAPKIRDSDDRFPTTGPDSERYDRYRLVTTGTDEVIIYDTESDDAWIQTELVVDLNDWC, from the coding sequence ATGGCACCCAAAATCCGCGACTCAGACGACCGATTCCCCACGACCGGCCCCGACAGCGAACGGTACGACCGGTACCGGCTCGTCACAACCGGTACCGACGAGGTCATCATCTACGACACGGAGTCCGACGACGCGTGGATACAGACCGAGCTCGTCGTCGATTTGAACGACTGGTGCTGA
- a CDS encoding NAD(P)/FAD-dependent oxidoreductase, which produces MSDHSERHEYEVVVVGGGPAGMTAALYTTRLGHRTALVNRGGGRAAMMQEVHNVLGVTEETSGAEFLGVGCEQLEGYGCDLYQDMVTTCTREDDETIVLSGNNAAYEAEYVVLATGFNDVRPDPPLPRTGRGLHYCLHCDAYMFVDESVYVMGHSESAAHVAAIMLNFTDEVDLLTRGDEPTWSDETAAMLEHHPIDVIHADLSGVQNGEDGWLKALEFEDGSVREYKGGFAMYGAEYNNGLARELGCDINDDGTVEVDDHGKTSVETVYAVGDMVAGHNQVPVALGQGAKAGISVHFQLRDFPRDPDLLEEQGPVRSEEVPGLPDELLEQSVDFHTYDNP; this is translated from the coding sequence ATGAGTGACCACTCCGAGCGTCACGAGTACGAAGTCGTCGTGGTCGGTGGCGGACCGGCCGGCATGACGGCGGCCCTCTACACCACCCGACTGGGACACCGGACGGCCCTCGTGAACCGCGGTGGCGGCCGCGCCGCGATGATGCAAGAGGTCCACAACGTGCTGGGCGTCACGGAGGAGACCAGCGGTGCCGAGTTTCTCGGCGTCGGCTGCGAGCAACTCGAGGGCTACGGCTGTGACCTGTACCAGGACATGGTGACGACCTGTACCCGCGAGGACGACGAGACCATCGTCCTCTCGGGCAACAACGCGGCGTACGAGGCCGAGTACGTCGTGCTCGCGACGGGGTTCAACGACGTCAGACCCGACCCGCCGCTCCCGCGGACCGGTCGCGGGCTGCACTACTGCCTGCACTGTGACGCCTACATGTTCGTCGACGAGTCGGTGTACGTGATGGGACACTCCGAGAGCGCCGCACACGTGGCTGCCATCATGCTGAACTTCACCGACGAGGTCGACCTGCTGACGCGGGGCGACGAACCGACCTGGAGCGACGAGACGGCGGCGATGCTCGAACACCACCCCATCGACGTGATTCACGCGGACCTCTCGGGCGTCCAGAACGGCGAGGATGGCTGGCTGAAGGCCCTGGAGTTCGAGGACGGGAGCGTCCGCGAGTACAAGGGCGGCTTCGCGATGTACGGCGCCGAGTACAACAACGGCCTCGCCCGGGAACTCGGCTGTGATATCAACGACGACGGCACCGTCGAGGTCGACGACCACGGCAAGACGTCCGTCGAGACGGTCTACGCCGTCGGCGACATGGTGGCCGGCCACAATCAGGTCCCCGTCGCACTCGGTCAGGGAGCCAAGGCGGGCATCTCGGTGCACTTCCAGCTCCGTGATTTCCCGCGAGACCCGGACCTCCTGGAGGAACAGGGACCGGTCCGCTCCGAGGAAGTCCCGGGCCTCCCCGACGAACTGCTCGAACAGTCCGTCGACTTCCACACCTACGACAACCCCTAG
- a CDS encoding glutaredoxin family protein, with product MSFEPETLSDEEVTQKVDETIANNDVVLFMKGTELLPQCGYSRKALGLIKQYCEDVETVDVLQATDAFRAALSEHSNRETIPQTFVDGEFVGGSDILEQLDERGELESTLGA from the coding sequence ATGTCCTTCGAACCGGAGACGCTGTCTGACGAAGAGGTCACACAGAAAGTCGACGAGACCATCGCGAACAACGACGTCGTCCTGTTCATGAAAGGGACCGAGTTGCTGCCCCAGTGTGGCTACTCACGGAAGGCGCTCGGCCTCATCAAACAGTACTGCGAAGACGTCGAGACCGTGGACGTCCTGCAGGCGACAGACGCGTTCCGGGCCGCACTCTCGGAACACAGCAACCGCGAGACGATTCCACAGACGTTCGTCGACGGGGAGTTCGTCGGCGGGAGCGACATCCTAGAACAGCTCGACGAGCGCGGCGAGCTGGAGTCGACACTCGGCGCGTAA
- a CDS encoding DUF5786 family protein — MGFGSYDESEQQDQNVDTDDSDGVAVHENDHDGDVSFETDASTSDLVDKLGEMKDD, encoded by the coding sequence ATGGGTTTTGGAAGCTACGACGAGTCTGAGCAGCAAGACCAGAACGTAGATACCGACGACAGCGACGGCGTGGCCGTCCACGAGAACGACCACGACGGCGACGTGTCGTTCGAGACCGACGCCTCGACGTCGGACCTCGTCGACAAGCTCGGCGAGATGAAAGACGACTGA
- a CDS encoding patatin-like phospholipase family protein: MSEAAPDDGPTRIAIACQGGGSHTAFTAGVLRTLLAEWDKDHELVGISGTSGGAFNALATWYGLVTGDETDARELLAALWDDLAAKGPQDRWMNELVTSRSRMESAGFALLEITPYQIPGPEMGKKRIRTVLERHIDFEAIPDLCRRDVPELVVGTVDVNAGVFETFTNEDVTVDAVLASAAVPDLFEAVKLHGHYHWDGLFSQNPPINDLMHQPPGQKPDELWVIQINPQAFEGEPRTAEVIADRRNELSGNISLNQELRFIERVNDWVESGKLPSDEFAVTDVHRIEMGQRFHCATKVDRDPDFLAELQVLGEQRAAEFLASRED, from the coding sequence ATGAGTGAGGCCGCGCCCGACGACGGCCCGACCCGAATCGCCATCGCCTGTCAAGGTGGGGGGAGCCACACCGCGTTCACGGCTGGCGTCCTCCGGACGCTGCTGGCAGAGTGGGACAAGGACCACGAACTCGTCGGTATCAGCGGCACCTCCGGCGGCGCGTTCAACGCGCTGGCGACGTGGTACGGTCTGGTCACCGGCGACGAGACGGACGCGCGGGAACTGCTGGCTGCCCTCTGGGACGACCTGGCGGCCAAGGGGCCGCAGGACCGCTGGATGAACGAGCTCGTGACCAGCCGGTCGCGGATGGAGAGCGCCGGCTTCGCGTTACTGGAGATTACGCCCTATCAGATTCCGGGCCCGGAGATGGGCAAGAAGCGCATCCGGACGGTCCTCGAGCGCCACATCGACTTCGAGGCCATCCCGGACCTCTGTCGGCGCGACGTGCCGGAACTCGTCGTCGGCACCGTCGACGTCAACGCCGGCGTCTTCGAGACGTTCACCAACGAGGACGTCACCGTGGACGCCGTGCTGGCGTCGGCCGCCGTTCCCGACCTCTTCGAGGCGGTGAAGCTCCACGGCCACTACCACTGGGACGGCCTGTTCTCCCAGAACCCGCCGATAAACGACCTCATGCACCAGCCACCCGGCCAGAAACCGGACGAGCTGTGGGTGATTCAGATAAATCCCCAGGCGTTCGAGGGCGAACCCAGGACGGCGGAGGTCATCGCCGACCGGCGCAACGAACTGTCGGGCAACATCTCGCTGAACCAGGAGCTGCGGTTCATCGAACGCGTCAACGACTGGGTGGAGTCGGGGAAGCTGCCGAGCGACGAGTTCGCCGTGACCGACGTCCACCGCATCGAGATGGGCCAGCGGTTCCACTGCGCCACGAAGGTGGACCGCGACCCCGACTTCCTGGCGGAGCTGCAGGTGCTGGGCGAGCAACGGGCGGCGGAGTTCCTCGCGAGTCGCGAGGACTAG
- a CDS encoding CoA-binding protein produces the protein MPVSDTDELREILERKRVAVVGCSTTPGKDAHEIPKYLLEQGYDVVPVNPFADEIFGLEAYDSLADVPGEIDIVDVFRPSDEVSDIVDAALERDEDAVIWLQLGIHDDEAVARAEKAGRQVVQDRCMKPTHQRLMA, from the coding sequence ATGCCCGTCTCCGATACCGACGAACTCCGGGAGATTCTCGAGCGAAAGCGCGTCGCCGTCGTCGGGTGTTCGACGACGCCCGGGAAGGACGCCCACGAGATTCCGAAGTACCTGCTCGAACAGGGGTACGACGTGGTACCGGTCAACCCCTTCGCGGACGAGATATTCGGCCTGGAGGCCTACGACTCGCTCGCGGACGTCCCCGGCGAGATAGATATCGTCGACGTGTTCCGACCGAGCGACGAGGTGAGCGACATCGTCGACGCGGCGCTCGAACGTGACGAGGATGCAGTCATCTGGTTACAGCTGGGCATCCACGACGACGAGGCCGTGGCACGAGCCGAGAAGGCTGGTCGACAGGTCGTCCAGGACCGCTGCATGAAACCGACGCACCAGCGCCTGATGGCCTGA